GGTGCACGAAGCGCGCGGCTGAGTCGGCTACACGAGTTCACCACTTTGTATCAATCTGGCGTTTAGACGTCGTGTAGACGAGTCAAGTTCGCCTCCGGCATACTTCCGGCCTGGTTCACGTCGGAGCATTTTTATGACGGGGGAACGGGAATGGTTAATTCGATGAACACATCACATAGGCCGTCCGGTGCGGTCGCTGGCCGGGGTCGGCTCGCGGTCGACGGAAAAGCGATGACCAGGCGCACCGCGCTCACCATTCCGCACGATATGCCCATCGATGTGTGGCGTAACCTGGGCCGCCAGATATTCGTCATCACGGACTCCTCCGGCTGGTGGCTGGGGGACTGGTTGATCTTCGGCCAGGCGAACTTCCCGGACCGCTACAAGCGGGCCATCGCCGAGACCTCGCTGGACTACCAGACGCTGCGCAACTACGCCTGGGTCGCCCGGCAGTTCGCCCCGGAGCGCCGTCGCGAGCGGCTCAGCTTCCAGCACCACGCCGAGGTGGCCAGCCTCGACACCGACCAGCAGGACCTCTGGCTGACCCGCGCCGAGCAGTTCACCTGGTCGCGCAACGAGCTGCGCCGGCAGATCCGGGCCAGCAGGAACGGCGGTGAGCCGGCCGACCCGGTCGTGCAGATCCAGCTCAACCTCATCGCCGACCGCCGCCAGTTGT
The genomic region above belongs to Micromonospora sp. WMMD1128 and contains:
- a CDS encoding LmbU family transcriptional regulator, which codes for MTRRTALTIPHDMPIDVWRNLGRQIFVITDSSGWWLGDWLIFGQANFPDRYKRAIAETSLDYQTLRNYAWVARQFAPERRRERLSFQHHAEVASLDTDQQDLWLTRAEQFTWSRNELRRQIRASRNGGEPADPVVQIQLNLIADRRQLWQQAAEVTQQDLMGWIVNSLDRAAATQIESPPAVSS